From Nicotiana tabacum cultivar K326 chromosome 20, ASM71507v2, whole genome shotgun sequence, one genomic window encodes:
- the LOC107831644 gene encoding uncharacterized protein LOC107831644 — protein MAEEEEETWSLTSGHRFHWDIFLSFRGEDTRHGFTNKLYNELVRNGVRTFIDDEGLDRGEEIAPNLSAAIEDSAASIAVISQNYASSKWCLEELVKISECKRLLLPVFYRVDPSDVRRQTGPFEEHFRKHEIMVEAEKVCRWREAMKKAGNISGWDSKLWEESELIHSLVKEVLSKLNNTPLGVAKYPVGLHSRLNELCRKLDVKGNGVKVLGLYGMGGVGKTTLAKALYNQFVVYFKKRSFISDVKEIARRQNGMATLQSKLIGDLNSGASPIIDDTAKGIRSIKEAMNNEPVAVFLDDVDNADQLRVLVGRRDWFCQGSRVVVTTRDQNVLLPSIVNETFEVNELSLSESFTLFSYHAFGREHPPKNFSDLAEEVVKLSGGLPLALEVFGSLLFYKKRLKEWEDLVQKLRQIRPGDLQQVLEISFGALDEQEKCIFLDLACLLLNTRLEREDAIAIFEGCSFGAESAITELTAKSLLKIVDGNILWMHDQLKDMGRQIVQHENFADAGKRSRLWNHDDILTVLKNHMGTRTIEGIVLDFEKKHDLNPKEVKWSLKKVFRKYIGQGRKENGVTFYTRAFQRMVKLRLLQINHAKLVGNFKLLPAELRWLQWKGCPLEVIPPELLSRKIAVLDLSESKITQLWNKKKWNCYQNKMAKQLKVINLRSCRQLKEIPDLSGIQLEKLILEQCNELVLIHPSIGDLTMLTYLNMKDCKNILAFPNDVSGLKRLQILILSGCSSLRELPEDLSGWKSLRELLLDGTAIRKLPNSIFHLKSLQILNLNHCRSLELLPRAIGNLSSLRELSFNGSALKEMPDSIGNLKNLEELGLRMCKGLISLPDSLGDLKSLIGLYLDQSSIEELPPSVGLLSHLKFFTVSNCKSLTELPNSTSNLSSLVWLCLQGTSVSELNFHLGNFKSLEKLEMRNCISIRCLPDSIGNMLCLTTLALCNTSIIELPDSIGLLERLWMLDLSNCLNLQRLPASIGRLKSLCYLYMDETAVSELPNEIGKLSSLKLLKMRKKPQPREDGNEDDLHVGESSKRVTLPESFSNLSSLEFLDAHAWKISGKISDDFQKLSALEKLDLGHNDFCSLPCSMKGLCVLKRLLLPNCRKLKFLPQLPSSLEWLNAANCSALEHIASISDLEYLEELNFSNCKKIIDIPGLESLKSLRRLYTIGCNACFASIKRRISKDCLRHMKYLCVPGDDLPDWFIKEVPISFSTRKNRDIKGVIIGIVLSLDQQVEDNFRHEVPSIVDIQATITRQGDVEPKLKKTLYLMGVPDTDDDQLYLCRFQEYSDFTLMLEDGDRVQVGIRERPRFNGLKLKKHGMYLVFENEDDFDDNDEDLFDESQQSVSKKLADFFHSL, from the exons ATggcggaagaagaagaagagacgtGGTCCTTGACCTCAGGGCATAGGTTCCATTGGGACATATTCCTCAGCTTCAGAGGAGAAGACACACGCCACGGATTTACCAACAAACTCTACAATGAACTCGTACGGAATGGCGTACGGACATTCATCGACGACGAAGGTCTGGATCGCGGCGAGGAGATCGCTCCGAATCTCTCTGCCGCGATCGAAGACTCGGCGGCTTCGATCGCCGTGATTTCACAGAACTACGCCTCTTCGAAGTGGTGCCTCGAAGAACTGGTGAAGATCTCGGAATGCAAAAGACTATTGCTGCCTGTTTTCTACCGGGTTGACCCGTCGGACGTCCGAAGACAGACGGGTCCGTTTGAGGAGCATTTTAGGAAGCACGAAATAATGGTGGAAGCAGAGAAAGTTTGTCGGTGGAGAGAAGCTATGAAAAAAGCTGGTAATATCTCCGGTTGGGATTCCAAGCTCTG GGAAGAATCGGAGTTAATCCATTCTCTAGTCAAAGAAGTTCTGTCGAAACTCAATAACACACCTTTAGGCGTGGCAAAATATCCAGTAGGTCTTCATTCTCGTCTTAATGAGTTATGCAGGAAATTGGACGTGAAAGGAAATGGTGTGAAAGTATTAGGACTATATGGAATGGGGGGAGTTGGGAAGACCACTCTTGCCAAGGCTTTGTACAATCAGTTTGTTGTTTATTTCAAGAAACGTAGCTTTATTTCAGATGTTAAAGAAATTGCAAGGCGCCAAAATGGTATGGCCACTCTTCAAAGCAAACTTATTGGTGATCTTAACTCAGGTGCTTCGCCAATCATAGACGATACTGCTAAAGGAATCCGATCAATCAAGGAGGCTATGAATAATGAGCCAGTTGCTGTTTTCCTAGATGATGTGGATAATGCAGACCAACTTCGTGTGTTGGTTGGTAGGAGAGACTGGTTTTGCCAAGGAAGCAGAGTCGTCGTCACCACTAGAGATCAAAATGTTTTACTCCCAAGTATTGTAAACGAAACTTTTGAAGTGAATGAGCTTTCTTTGTCCGAGTCATTTACGTTATTTAGTTATCATGCATTTGGAAGAGAGCATCCTCCTAAGAACTTTTCTGATCTTGCTGAAGAAGTTGTAAAACTCAGTGGGGGATTACCTCTGGCTCTGGAAGTTTTCGGATCTTTATTGTTCTACAAGAAAAGATTAAAGGAGTGGGAAGATTTAGTGCAAAAGCTGAGACAGATTCGCCCGGGTGATCTTCAACAAGTCTTGGAAATAAGTTTTGGAGCTCTAGATGAACAAGAAAAGTGCATCTTTCTTGATTTAGCATGTCTTCTTCTTAATACAAGGCTTGAAAGGGAAGATGCAATTGCGATATTTGAAGGTTGTAGCTTTGGCGCTGAAAGTGCAATCACAGAGCTCACAGCAAAATCGCTTCTTAAAATCGTTGATGGGAATATTTTATGGATGCATGATCAGCTCAAAGACATGGGAAGGCAAATTGTACAACATGAGAATTTTGCAGATGCTGGTAAACGTAGTAGACTGTGGAATCATGACGATATTCTGACTGTCCTAAAGAACCACATG GGGACAAGAACAATTGAGGGCATTGTGCTTGACTTTGAGAAGAAGCATGATCTAAATCCTAAGGAAGTAAAGTGGAGTTTGAAGAAAGTATTTAGAAAGTATATTGGTCAAGGTAGAAAGGAAAATGGTGTAACATTTTACACTAGAGCTTTTCAGCGTATGGTAAAACTGAGACTTCTTCAAATCAATCATGCCAAATTGGTTGGAAATTTCAAGCTATTACCTGCTGAACTGAGGTGGCTGCAGTGGAAAGGTTGCCCTCTGGAAGTTATTCCTCCAGAATTACTGTCCCGAAAGATTGCAGTTCTTGATTTGTCGGAGAGCAAGATTACACAGCTCTGGAATAAGAAAAAGTGGAATTGCTACCAGAACAAG ATGGCAAAGCAGCTGAAAGTTATTAATCTACGTAGTTGTCGCCAGCTTAAGGAAATCCCTGATTTATCTGGAATTCAATTGGAGAAGCTGATTCTTGAGCAATGCAACGAACTAGTTCTGATCCATCCGTCAATTGGAGACTTGACTATGTTGACCTATTTGAACATGAAGGACTGTAAGAACATTTTGGCATTTCCAAATGACGTGTCTGGATTGAAACGTCTACAAATACTAATCCTATCTGGTTGCTCAAGTCTAAGAGAATTACCAGAGGACTTGAGTGGCTGGAAATCTTTGCGAGAGCTTCTTCTAGATGGTACAGCAATAAGAAAGCTACCTAACTCTATCTTTCACCTGAAGAGTCTTCAGATCTTGAATTTAAATCATTGCCGATCTTTGGAGTTACTGCCTAGAGCTATTGGGAATCTAAGTTCGCTGAGAGAGCTTTCTTTTAACGGATCTGCTTTAAAGGAAATGCCCGATTCCAttggaaatttgaaaaatcttgagGAATTAGGCTTGAGAATGTGCAAGGGGCTCATCTCACTTCCTGATTCCCTTGGCGATCTTAAATCTTTAATAGGACTTTATCTTGATCAGAGCTCCATAGAAGAATTGCCACCTTCTGTTGGTTTATTATCTCATTTGAAGTTCTTTACGGTCAGCAATTGCAAGTCCTTAACCGAATTGCCAAATTCCACGAGTAACTTATCGTCATTGGTTTGGCTTTGTCTACAAGGGACCTCAGTTAGTGAACTAAATTTCCATTTAGGAAACTTCAAGTCCCTTGAGAAGCTTGAGATGAGGAACTGCATTTCAATCAGATGTTTACCTGACTCAATTGGAAATATGTTATGTTTAACTACTTTGGCCCTATGCAATACATCGATTATTGAGTTGCCAGACTCTATAGGCTTATTAGAAAGACTTTGGATGTTGGACCTGAGCAACTGTTTGAATCTCCAACGTCTTCCGGCTTCAATTGGAAGACTTAAGAGTTTGTGTTACCTCTATATGGATGAAACTGCTGTCTCAGAATTACCCAATGAAATTGGAAAGCTTTCAAGCTTAAAACTACTGAAGATGAGAAAGAAACCACAGCCTAGAGAGGACGGAAATGAGGATGATTTACATGTAGGAGAAAGCTCAAAACGCGTTACTCTTCCAGAATCATTTTCAAATCTATCATCCTTGGAATTCCTAGATGCTCATGCATGGAAAATATCCGGAAAGATTTCTGATGATTTTCAAAAGTTGTCTGCTTTGGAAAAGCTCGACCTTGGACACAACGATTTTTGTAGTCTCCCTTGTAGCATGAAAGGACTTTGCGTTCTCAAGCGTTTGCTTCTCCCAAACTGCAGAAAGCTCAAGTTTCTACCTCAACTTCCTTCAAGTTTGGAATGGTTAAATGCTGCAAACTGCTCCGCGTTGGAACATATAGCTAGCATATCAGATTTGGAATATTTGGAAGAACTCAACTTCAGTAATTGCAAGAAAATAATAGATATTCCTGGCCTTGAAAGCCTGAAATCTTTGAGAAGGTTGTATACTATAGGTTGCAACGCGTGCTTTGCTTCTATAAAAAGGAGGATTTCCAag GATTGTCTAAGGCATATGAAGTATCTCTGTGTTCCAGGGGATGATCTTCCAGATTGGTTTATTAAGGAAGTACCTATTAGCTTCTCAACTCGCAAGAATCGTGATATCAAGGGGGTGATCATCGGTATAGTTCTCTCGCTAGACCAACAAGTGGAGGATAATTTCAGACACGAAGTCCCTTCGATCGTAGATATACAAGCAACGATTACCAGACAAGGTGATGTTGAACCTAAACTTAAGAAAACTTTGTACTTGATGGGGGTTCCTGATACAGATGACGATCAGCTCTATTTATGTCGATTTCAAGAATACAGTGATTTTACGCTCATGTTGGAAGACGGAGACAGAGTGCAGGTTGGAATTAGAGAGCGTCCACGTTTTAATGGCCttaaactgaagaaacatgggaTGTACTTAGTTTTCGAAAATGAGGATGATTTTGATGATAATGATGAGGATTTGTTTGACGAATCTCAGCAGTCTGTGTCAAAGAAACTTGCTGACTTCTTTCATTCATTATGA